Below is a genomic region from Spirosoma radiotolerans.
AGGCACCCTCTGGCTTCACTTTAGTATAACTATCCAGCCGAATACCAGCATACGCGCCTACGCCCAACGTTAGCCCCGACCGGAACGCGACGTTAATCATAACCGGCAGGTTCAGTTGCGCCGTTACAAGTTTCGATTTACGCAACTCGACGTCGGACTGTTCGATACTTAGTTGACCGTTCCGGTCGACCAGCGTGTTTCTATTCTCGAACATGAAGTTATTCCAGGCAACTTCGGGGCCAGTTATCAACCGAAGTTTGGTATCGCCTTTTACCGAAAGCGGAATCCGTTTTTGCCAGGACAGAGCCACAAAGCGAGAGCCAATCGGCCGGAAATCGTAACCCGCTGGCAGTGATCCACCGAAATTATTGAACCCCAGGTAGACACTAAAATCGGAGGTAATCCGCTCCACGGTTCTCCGATGATGAGTTGTCGAGACCGTTGAATCAGCAGTAATAATCACTGTAGTCGTTTGAGCAAATGAAGCAACTGAAGTAGCCAGTAAAGCTGAGGTGAGGAGGTGTTTGATCGTTTTCATGGCTGTAGTCAAAAGTAGGGTTTAGGAAAATTGATGTTGCTTTTTTATTCAGGTTGTATTCGTTTTGGTATTTGACAGGAAGATGTTAGACAGGCGTGGTCAGGTTGCATGGCTAGCAAAAATTTTGTCGTTTATTTTAGTAGTACGAAAACGACTAAAGTTAAGCTACTGAAAATCAATAATTTGAAAAGGAAAAAATAGCCTCCCAAGACGGGAGGCTATTTTTTATGTGCTGTCAGCTGGGTCGCCATTGCAATTCTTAAAACTGACACGAACGGACGGATTGCCGTTTCAATTTTTAAAACCGCGTGAACCAACCTAAGCACTAGGTTAAAAAAACGGCTTCTCTAGTCCGTGAGAACATGGACTAGAGAAGCCGTTGAAACGGTTAAGAAGATGGAACCAATGTTGGCTAAACCCACCGGCTAAAGCGATGGGCTGATAAAAGGACGATTCGGACCACTCGTATGTCAGCCGAATTTGACTACCGAGTAGGTGGTCCGTGAGGATCGGAACGCCGACCGCACGGACCACGGAGTGGTACGAAGTCAGTTTTAAGAAACTGACTTCACTCAAAACGTCTCCCCTGCCCTTTTTTCAGGGGAGGGGTCGAGGGTGGGGTCTGCCTACTCCTCTTCACTGTTGTTGAGTTTGGCCAATAGCCCATAACCCCCGTTAACCACAATAGGCGTTTTTTGAGGGTCGATGTCGCTGGGCAGTGTAACGGCGATGTATCCGTTTTCGCGCACACCCGTTTTCACTTCAATTTGCCGGAAATGATAGACGGCCGTTTTAGCATCTTTACGGTCAAGTACATAAACGTACGACTTGCCGCCATACCCAATGATTGCGGCTTCAGGCAAGGCGGGTAGAGGCTGCGTTTTTACATCCACCTGCGCCGATACATAAGCGCCCGGAATATAGTCGCTGGCTGTGCCCTCGGGGTGAGCGAGTACCGAAATAGTCCGATCCGTCGCGATGGCTTTCCCGATCAGAAAGATCGTTCCCCGGCGGTTCGGGGCGGCATCACTCCCCATGCCGAAACGAACGGTCTGGCCGGTATGAATACGGCTAATATCTTTCTCGAAGATGTTCAACCGAACGTGTGGGTGATCAACATTCGTGATCTGCACCAGTACATCGGCGGGATTTACAAAACGGCCATTATTTACGGGCACATCGGTTACGTAGCCCGACACGGGCGCTGGCACGGTAATTGTCCGGGTCAT
It encodes:
- a CDS encoding outer membrane beta-barrel protein, with the protein product MKTIKHLLTSALLATSVASFAQTTTVIITADSTVSTTHHRRTVERITSDFSVYLGFNNFGGSLPAGYDFRPIGSRFVALSWQKRIPLSVKGDTKLRLITGPEVAWNNFMFENRNTLVDRNGQLSIEQSDVELRKSKLVTAQLNLPVMINVAFRSGLTLGVGAYAGIRLDSYTKVKPEGASAVRTHGSYNLNPVRWGLTTELGFRGSSKLFFRYEPTSPFRTGQGPDASVWAVGVKI